A single region of the Pelobates fuscus isolate aPelFus1 chromosome 4, aPelFus1.pri, whole genome shotgun sequence genome encodes:
- the LOC134607943 gene encoding proto-oncogene Mas-like, which produces MSAFNIEASEHGLYKPRDSPDIHFTIAACCIFVVCLFGMLGNGVAFWFLCFRIPVNTYTVYIINLMIADIIYLFSNAILMMLQVDQLMDIHPYSHGVANTHLVLEIVCDSSYQGGMFFLLAISIERCVSVYYPIWYRCRRPKHQSLIVCLTMWFFACLISCLENIVCSPKCFSIESVQCTGVQAMSFVISICISVPLMIFSSTILLIRIQKTSKRCRTPKLYIIIIITVFVFLIATVPVKFMWLLLHLRYLPNGFQTMLFFFASILCTVLSSAVNPYIYFMVGRQKKQKKLKSKGSIHSALHSAFHVEEDEAVKTFKDNSSISYIKA; this is translated from the coding sequence ATGTCTGCGTTCAACATCGAAGCAAGTGAACATGGACTTTATAAACCAAGAGATTCACCTGACATACATTTTACAATTGCTGCCTGTTGCATTTTTGTAGTCTGTCTTTTTGGAATGCTTGGGAATGGTGTTGCATTCTGGTTCCTCTGCTTTAGAATCCCAGTGAACACCTACACGGTGTATATAATCAATCTGATGATTGCCGACATTATTTACCTTTTCTCCAATGCTATTCTTATGATGCTACAAGTCGATCAATTAATGGATATTCATCCCTATTCACATGGAGTAGCTAATACTCATCTAGTTTTAGAGATTGTCTGTGATAGCTCCTACCAAGGAGGTATGTTCTTCCTCCTTGCTATTAGCATAGAGAGATGTGTATCTGTTTATTATCCAATCTGGTACCGTTGCCGTCGCCCAAAACACCAATCATTAATAGTTTGTTTAACCATGTGGTTTTTTGCCTGTCTAATTAGCTGCCTTGAAAATATTGTGTGCTCCCCCAAATGTTTTTCAATTGAGTCTGTGCAATGCACAGGGGTTCAGGCAATGTCATTTGTAATATCAATTTGTATTTCTGTTCCACTCATGATCTTTTCCAGCACCATTTTACTTATAAGAATTCAAAAGACGTCCAAAAGGTGTCGTACTCCTAAACTCTACATTATCATAATAATTACGGTCTTTGTATTTCTTATAGCTACTGTGCCAGTGAAATTTATGTGGCTACTACTGCACTTAAGGTATTTGCCAAATGGATTCCAAACTATGCTTTTCTTTTTTGCCAGCATTTTATGCACTGTTCTCAGCAGTGCTGTCAATCCATATATATACTTCATGGTGGGTAGGCAAAAAAAGCAGAAGAAATTGAAATCCAAAGGATCGATTCATTCTGCTCTTCATTCTGCTTTTCATGTCGAAGAGGATGAGGCAGTGAAAACGTTTAAAGATAACTCAAGTATCAGTTACATAAAGGCTTGA